The nucleotide window CAGGCAATGAGAGCAATAATCAATGACCGGAGATATGGTGCTCTAAAATCTCTTGGTGAGCGGAAGCAAGCTTTTAATGAGGTATCTCTCCTAGTAGGCATTTGATGATGATGCAGTTGATGGAAAATTTTCCCTTTCCAGTTGATGTTTTGGTTACATAACAAATATCTGGAATGGGTCAATTGCTGCTTCAATGTTTCAGCATACTGTACTTAAAAAAAGATAAGATCTATAGCTTAATATGTAAGTTCTGTGTTCTGTTCCAGTATCTAAGCCATAAGAAAAAACTGGAAGCTGAAGAGAGACGTATTAAACAGAAGAAAGCTCGGGAAGATTTCAGGATAATGTTAGAAGTAAGCGAAATGTTctttttatgattttcttttgTGAGTTTCTTCCATTTGATATATCTGAATGTGTAAGACACTTGGTATATTTCACTTATTTAAAAAACGATTTGATAATTTTCACAACAATTGCTGTTATTTTTCAATCTTCCACAGGAGTGCAAGGAGCTGGCACCATCTACAAGATGGAGGTTTGTCTTTCATTTGTAATGCTAAGTTGTATGCTGCTGGTTTTCTGTTCTTGATCATTGTTTGTATTTTTTGTGTACCTTGAATTTGCTCCATCATTTGTGCAAGTTCAGTTTGATCCACTAACTATCTGCTATTGGTTATTCAGTAAGGCAATCTCCATATTTGAACATGATGAACGTTTTAAAGCTGTTGAACGAGCAAAAGATCGTGAGGACCTTTTTGAAGATTATATGGAGGAACTTGAGAAAAAGGTGAATCTTCTTCCACATAGTTAGTAAAGGAAGGCACTTACAAGAAGTTTTGGATTGCCCTTGCGTCGATCAATTCTTCTCTGCTTGTATTTGTTAGAATCCAGCATTGGTTAAGTTGCAGGCTGTAATTTCCTTGTATGATCTTGGACAAGCCTCACTAATTGAGTTAGCCTTTCATGTTGAGTTAGGCACAAGCCACAAGGTCCATTTTCTTAAACATGGTATTAGAGGCAGATTTATTCTGATGCTAGACTATTCAATGTTAGCCCACCAAGGTTACTCAACACCCCAAAAGTGTCCAGTCTTGGGTGTGCAATTTATGTGTTAGAATCCCACATCGGTTCGGCTTATGGGTAGTAGTTTCCTTTATATGGTCTTGGACAATCTTAAACATGGTTTAAGAGGCAGACCTATCCTGATGCTAGACTATTCAATATTACCCACGTAGGTTACTCGATGCTCTGTCCAGTCTTGGGCATGTGATTAATGTGTTAGAATCCCTCATCAGTTAGGTGTATGGACTGTAGTTtccttatatggtcttggacAATTCTCCCCACCTTAGCTTTCAGAATTGAGTTAGGTTCTCGGTTCATTACCTTAACAATATTCATTCCATTCCCTCTGCAAAACGTCTTTTAATTTGTTACCCTTTTTTTTGGTATAAAGAGGGAAAAAATAAGTGTTTTtaaagtttcaacttaaaatctagTGTTCATTGAATAAATTTTAAATGGGTTCTCAAGGGGCGACAGCATTTTAAATTTGTTCACCAATGGATTCCAATTTAAACAGACTTTATTGGTATTTTGCACACACTTTCTTATCTTCACTCTTCCGTCTTTCCTGTATTGAGTGTAATTTTGCTTGAATCGAAACCATGAAACGCTTCTTTCTCCCTCCCTCTGCTGCTCCCTTTCGCCCCAAAAAATAGAAGAAGTGGTCTGCTTTAAAGAGAAATTTTATCTTATTACTTTGTACTGAACCATTTTTAGGAGCGTGCAAGGGCATTGGAGGAGCAGAAGCGCAACCGAGTGGagtatttagaatttttaaaatcCTGTGACTTTATTAAGGTATTTGTCCTAGTGGAATTAGCATCAGTTCCTATATTATGTTTTTCCATTTCCAGGAGGTAGAGctttcttttgttgctgacttctTTTGTTCAGGCCAGCAGCCAGTGGCGGAAAGTTCAGGACcgcttagaagatgatgaaagatGCTCTTGCCTTGAGAAAATTGACCGTTTGGAGATTTTCCAGGTAGTTCTTATTTTTCttacacaatttttttttaacatcTCATTTTTTAAGCACCAGGATTGAAGTTATGTTGcaacctttttttttcttgttctttttctgtACATTAGGAATATATACGTGATTTAGAGAGGGAAGAGGAGGAGCACAGGAAACTGCGGATGGTATATTGTTAATTGGACTCTGGGGTTTTCCATTAAGTTTACCTTTTGAGACTTCGTTTTATCTCTTTCTTACTGAACATATACCACGGATTCAAATAGGATGAAATGAGGAAAGCAGAACGTAAAAATCGTGATGAGTTCCGAAAACTGATGGAAGAGCATGTTGCTGCGGGAATACTTAATGCAAAAACTAACTGGCGTGATTATTGCATTAAGGTTATTAATTCTTTCTTACTTTCCCTGAGAGTGATTATattcattaatttcctttttgttttgtgttcTTTTTGAATTTCATAACCAAGaatttccttctttattttttgtgcTTTCAGGTCAAAGATTTACCTGCATATCTGGCTGTCTCATCAAATACCTCAGGGCCAAAAGCAAAAGACTTATTTCAAGATGTTTTTGATGAGCTGGAGAAACAGGTGAACATAGGTTGCTAATATCTCTCTAAGTAGTACATTGGCTCACAAATGTATTGGTGAAGTTTCTTATGGCGTGGGAGATATGTTTCATGTGAATTTCTGTGGATGATAGCATTTTGTTTTTTATTGTTGATTAGTATTACCAAATCATGCTTAGTTCGGCCTAATATCAAAGAGGAAAAGGAGGTACTGATGGAAATAATATTGTAGGATATGGAATTTAGAGGTTAGAGAAAAAGGACTATACTTTTGTGGCACAATTGCTATGTGAAAAGGTGTGCACACAGATTTTCTTTTTATAAGGTTTTCATATTCTTTCCACTAGACAAACACAGATTGAATTTACAAACTGAGTGTTCTGCAGAGATCATGGTGCCAAACAACCAAATTGATTTTTTAAAGCAAGCAAGGACTAAATTGGTGATATATCTGTCAACTACAGTTTGTAACGGGATTTATTAAATCAGCCGTTAGAAAATTTTCAATCTGAAGCATTTTAGTCAATTACCAGTTGAAGCCTGACATGCCTCCACGATCTTCTCTGTTTGCTCTTCTATCAGAGACAGAATCTCCGACAGATTCTACTAGTGCAAGCTTCATGATATAAACTTTGCTCTTTTCTTGAGAAGCATAAACTAGAGGGAAGGCTTTCTTAAAGAAAACATAAACTACAGCGTTACGTGTATTTTGGGTGATGCATTAATATTTAGTAGAAGGTTACTAGTACTTAGAGTGATCCATTGATATTTAGTTGTCATTTCTGATGATATGATCACCTGAATGATGCACCTTAGCACATCTTTGGATGGCACTCTAGCTTAGCATTACAAGTAGTTGCATACTGGAAGAACTGCAAGTTCTTGTACAATGTTTCAACAACTCTCTCCTCCACCCTATTGTATGGAAACGTTATCTTGTTACGCAAGCGCACCTGTAGGTGCATAGTGTCTGTTGGGAGAAATTTTGCTTTTGAAATATCATTGTAAATGGGCCTTAGTTACTGAAAATATGTTTGACTAGCATGCGTGTCAAAAAGAAATGTCATTGTGAATGGGTTAGAATAATTGCTTTAACAAAAGGAATCTTACAAAGAAACAGTATCAGCTTGATACTGTTTTTTCTAATAAAATCTTACCtcatcaaaaaagaaaatttctttaacaaaaggaGGCCTTACTTAAAGAAGATATGTTCGGCTAGCATGCTTGTCAAAGTCTGTCATTTGTTCATTGGGAGGATAATTGCTGTATTTTGGATTATCTGAAGAACCTTGAAAAGTTGATTTCAATAGCAGTTTTTGAAGTCCTCAAGTCCCtagaaattttgggaagttcTTTTTATGCAATTCCCAACACAGAAGAATCTTTGCAGGAAAAAGGGTTTAGGATCTTACATACTTCCCAAAATGCTTATTAGAtacaagtttaaaaaaaaaatttgatatATCAAAAGACAACGGCTGGGTGTGGATAAGAAAGGAGTATACATGTGAGAAGACTTGCTTTCTATAAGGCGATGTTAACTGTCAAACATCAATTGTAATCCAAAGGTTATGGAATTATTAAGCTATCATATAGCCAAATTGTATAACATTTACACTTCTAAAGAGATGAAGAATGCGTTATATTGGTAACATCTAGGGTCAAAGCATTATGAATTCATGAGAGGCAGTTACCAATCTTAAACTCCttatcaaagaaaaagaaaaccatTGGTAAAGAAATGGAAGGAGAATTTGGACTAGAGTTATTCTCTCGGAAATGATTAGATGTTTCATTTCCTATTCTATAAGACGCAATAGGGGAAAAAAAAAGGTTAACCTGCTAGATGAATTTTATGTCTCACATGATTATTGCTTTTTACTTTGCATTCACTCATTTGTATGGAGGCCATATTTCCTTGGGATTTGGAGGTAACCAATAACTACTTCCCACTAGAGAAATTTCACTTAGAAACCAAGTTCCTAAACTCAAGCCTCTTTTGGCCTTTGGCTAGACACTTCTACTAACTAAAAGatatattcttttattttctgcCCCTTCCTAAAAGAATTCAAGTTAATGATCAGATTTATCCGTATTTATCTCTTTGCTTGATGAAAGAGGTCCATGCTGGTATCCTCAGCATAATAATGATCATGTTCCCACTCTCCTTCAATgattgaattttgtcataatttcTTAGATGCGCCTTCGAAATATAGTCAGATGTTGacatccttttttttcttttgagataAAGATGCCGACTTCTATGCTTAAAGTTTGTATTACTGTTAACGTACAGAACTGATTCTTGTTAACAGAGATACGGTTCAATAATTTTTGCTTTTATCCAAACTGTGGTGCTTGATTTTGCCTTCAAATTCAACCTGATCAATGCAATCAAGTCAACTGCGTTGTGGTATTTCAGATGTCCTAACAAATGGAGAAATGATGTATTCATGACAAAAATTTCATGCCATCATCCTGCTTGTTATTTATAGACTTAATGGTAACTCAAATGCATGGACAAGGCTCCATATAATATCCTATTTTGGTTATCTTGCTGCAGTATCTTGATGACAAGTCACGCATTAGAGATGCAATTAGGATGGCTGAGGTAACCATTACCCTTCATATTTAACCACTGCGGTGCTTTGGCTAGTACCTAATATTTTTGCTGAGCCTCTGTTTTCAGATAGGACTGACATCAACCTGGACGcttgaagattttaaggttgcaATTTCAAAGGATATTAGCTCTCCACCAATATCAGATACCAACTTAAAGGTCTAATTATGGCTAAGACACTGTATATTCTGTTCCACATCGAACTTTTGTTAGAATTGAGTTTTAAGTGAAACTAAAGAGCGCTCTTTCACTATATAAATCTGTATATATTTGTCTCCTTTTTGTGTTTGGTGAGGTGCTGAGTAAGTTGATTGGACTGAGTGGTAAGGCGTAAGGGGTACTTCCATGTTATGTTTCATTGGAAGCTGGTCACTTTATGAAAGCTAAATTGGCAACTCCTAGGTCGTCAGTCAGCTGGGCTTAGTGTCATTTTTCATTAGTATCAGCCACAAGCCCACAACTTATACCGTATAAAATTTTGCATCTTTTGATAATGGAGTTAAAAGAAGACTTGTGCGTCGGTTAACAAGTAAACCTGAAACCTTCTAGCAAAAAGGCGAGGACCACGTTGATCCAACATTTGGTGTTAGTTTCTGCTTTTACTGAAGGCTATTTCCTGAAAAGAGCTGCAGAAGAGTGGGTCATTGGAATTGCTAGTTTTAATGTCATCCGCTAATGCTGGAAGGTTTTTGCTTCTATTGTCGTGCGACCATTCCCATAGTTACTTTATTTCTTTCCTGGACAGCGGTGCTTAATATTACACCTACAGCACATATCTCAAGTTGCTTAATGCAAAGCAGTTTGCCTTGTTTCTGTTTTTTATGGTTAGATGTACATTAAGTAATAGCTATAGAGGGTTAGAGTTTTACTCTACAAATTTGGTGAAACAACATAACTGGATGAtatcaaaattattttgtatttttgtaatgGGGATATTCTCATTCTTCAAATATCATTTGGGTGTTGGAAATTCTTTATGTTCATGGTTTAAACCTATAATCTATGTACTCGGGAATTGCAAGGTATCTTATCGAGGACTTATGCTTAGACagttggttggcttcttgtatgCTTACGGTAAACTTTTAACATTTCAAAACCTTTGTAAGGTACTTTGTTAAAAAATAGCCATATTATATGAGGGATTACTCCAAAAAGATGATAATAGTACTTTTAAAGAACTTATCCCCCTTGCCTTTCCAAATGGAGGAATAAGAAGTCATACACGGACTATGTTGCATCTTCTGCCATGCTTCCTTTCAAAACTTTCTGCTCTATGCTTTTGGACATGCCGAGTCATTGAGTATTGAAGTTGCTTGTTTCATCCAAACAGTTTGTCTTTGAAGAGTTACTGGAAAGGGCCagggagagagaagaaaaagaagctaAAAGACGTAAACGTCTAGCAGATGAATTCTATGAACTTCTGCATACATCAAAGGTATAGTAAACAGTTTATAATCTCTCACATTGCAACGATCCCATGACGTTTTCCTTAAAACAGTATATCTATTTTGCTCTGATTGCAGGAAATTACTGCATCATCAAAATGGGAGGATTGCAAATCCATCTTCGGAGATAGGCACGGAGCTACTTTGGCTTTTATTGATCTGGAATTAGTAATCATTACTGCAAGGATCATATCTTTGGAAACTCtgataattgatattattttcaaaaactaaCTCCAATATTCTAATCCCATTAATTCACATACTTCTAAAAAATAACTTAGAATAGTCAATATGATGAATAATATGTTGCTTATGTTCCTCAACGTTTAAGTTGGCTATGTCTTTTATAGTATAGCGTGAATTACCATTTCACGAAATCACTTTTAATTACTTGTCGCTCAAAGGAAATGGGTTGATATCAATTATTAGTTGTTTCAACACCGAGAGTTTAATACCTAGCAGTTACTAGTTTTTTCATTTCTGATATTTGTGGATTGTTTCTAGATCCCAATGAAGTAATTATTATGATCTCTACTTTTAACTTGTCTATCCTCTTTTGCTGTAACAAAATGCTTTTGATATTTAATAGTCTTCTTTACTCATACTCTCACATTCTCATTATGTCGTAACATTGAATGGATTATTTTTGCTGTTATTATTTTACAGAATAATGGGCGAAGAGAGCTTTCttctggaaatatttgacaaatTCATTAGTGAActaaaagaaaaggcaaaagagAAGGAGCGGAAGCGGCAAGAGGATAAGGTACTTGACTTACTACAAACCCTTATTCTCCTCTCGCTTTCGTATTTTGGGTTATAGATGTGGTATGGATGTGATATTGGTTGATATGGATTGTCTTCTATTTTCTTTCTGAAAATTTTAGATTCACCCTTATTGAACCATAAGATTCTAAGGAGTTCTCTTTAAACCTATGTGTCTTGGACTCATATGTGGGTATCCGGTACGGGTGGGGATCTAGAGGTCAGATTCTGCATTACATAAATATTTGGATTTGGGGGTATTCCGAGTGCGGATACGGGTGCTGAGATACAACAAATAAATGTATATTGCGACATAAAAAGGATATATTCGGTTAATTTAAGTTATTGAactgaaacaaataaaaaattactTCTTTATAAACGCCTAATATTTTATTTGTAAGATATTGCGTGTAATAGCAAAGGATTCTCATACTCTATGTATACGACATAAACCCAAAAATTAGGCCTATTAACAAATCAGTATATACATCTTGGTCATAGATGTAGTCAAAGCATCCAAGGTAAGCTGACTAGCGTTGAATTATGGCTCTGCAGGcaagaaaagagaaggaaaggaaagatagagaaaagaagaaggaaaagcaTAGAAGGGATAAAGACAGAGGGGATAAAAGCAGAAAAGAGAGGGAAAGAACCAAGAAAGATGGCACAGACAGCGAGAAGGCTGATACATACAGTTTCGAGGAGATCAAAAGGTTAGGAAGTGACAGAGATAAGAAACACCGCAAGCGGCATATGAGTTCCTTTGatgacaatgaaaatgagaaAGATCATTCAAGAAATTCTTACAGACATGATAATGATCATAAGAAGTCAAAACAGGTCTGAtatcatctttgaaaatatctGAAGATTAGGGAGAAACTTTCTAATGCATAGAGCTTTGATGTAATAGGTCGACCAGCACGTGTGGAGTTCTGAAGTTAATTCTGAGGGCCAGCATAAGAAACAAAAGCGAGATCATCGGAGTGGTTCTCTTAGGGATGGTGACAATGAGGATCATAAAGATGGGGAATTTGGTGAGGATGGAGAAGTTCGGTAGCTTTTTTGCTCTCAAAATGACCTTTTATATGTTCATTTTGTTGTGTAAATATAAAGTAGCAATGATATATTGTCCCCTCCCCCACcttcccaaaaaagaaaaaggaaaaaggactTGATGATAATGTTATTTGGCAATTGATTGTAGTTGCAGCAAAGTCAATTCTTGTTTTGGTTTAGATATTTTACAAGCAGATGTTCTGGTGGCATTATTTAGCTCAGGAATATAATTTGGAAGGTGCTGATTCATGCATCAACTTCTTTTATCCTTTGACCAGTCCAAAAACTTATATGCAGTGAAGCAACAGAAGTTAGTTATATGCCATGGACATTGACAAACAAATGAATTTTTAGAAAGCTCGGACCTCGTTAACTTCAATTTTAATGCCCTATGTTTTTCTTTTATGCTTTTCTTAGTTGAAAGTTCAGGCGTGACATATAATGGCTGAGCAAGACGAGTGCATCTGACTTGGGGGGTGCAATTCTGGTATGGTAGGTGCACTTGCAGTTTCTTCCATTCTAGCTTAGACGTAGGTAATTTCCATATTGAAGGCCAGAGGAGTTGTTCTTCAGGTCCTTCACTTCAGAGATGTCTTATTTATAATATGGCTGATATTGGAGCGGTGGGACCAATTATCCAGGGAAGGAGTCATCGCAGTGAACTACAGCAAATAGAATTTCTGATTTGCATCCGTGGTTAggttttattttcatttatttgGTTTGTTGGGGGAAATTACCAGTTATGTCCGTCCATAAGTAAATTAATACATATTATAgcaaattcataaaatattactaatattagttaAATTCTATCAAtgttagccaattagctatttgcaACCAAAAAAGGttaaatattttactttcttttgagtAGGTGTTCTTGGAATAGGAGTTTGAATcttagttttgggatgatttagtGGACTGTTAAGGTGGTTTGAATTtaaaattcgaagtagaagaacatggaaaaagatgaatgtgtatcatttgtgtagtATCTATCATGTGTATCAAATGTATATCTATGTGTACGTATGTGTGGATACACGTGTGATATATATTTGATACATATATTGCTGACGAATTTTTAAACTCGATTTTAACTGAGTTTTGATGTCAAATCAGCCCAAATCATCTCCAATCTTGCTCAATTTTTATTTATTGCCTCATCTGTATGTTTCAACTAATTCAACCTATGcccattgaattttttttttttgcctaattttttaaatattgtgTATCACTGGTAGTGAATTTTGACTCCAAAGTAGTCTAATTCACCTTCAAAATtgtcaaattttgtatattgtctTATCTATGTATTTTCAATGAATCGTACAATGCACATTAAGAATTTTTTTTGCCTATGTTCTTTTAATATTGTATATCATTGGTAATtgtattttttggctatttttggtAGTATAACGAAATTTTGGTAAATATTGTCTTTTTTCGGTACGTTCCCGTAagatttcctttttattttgataaggtaaataatATTATTAGCAATGGAAATATTCCTGTATACAAGaggtataccaaaaagtagagtGTCTACAACAAAACATTCTCTacagaacacccaatcatctatACAAATATGAATTTTAAGGGTGcatcagaaagcaatcaaagacATAAAGCTACTCCTTAAATGAACAAAATCATTCTCAATCCCTTCAAAAGttctcttatttttctctttctacACGACTTACATAAGAGCTAACGGAACAATTTTCCTTGGCTTTTGTCTTTTCGCCCTACATCTACCATCCTAACTGTGCTTGCCATCACCCATTGAATGCCAAAGAAATTCAAAACACCCTCCACAAACTCGATGCCACTTTGCGATGCACCAATGGATGATCAACTTTTTCACCTGAACATTTATACATATAACACCAATTGACATGACTACTGTTTTTCTTCCTCAGATTTTCGCTTGTTAGAATCACTCCCCTTGCTGCCAACCACGCGAAAAAGCACACTTTCCTAGGTATCCAAATCAAAGAATATGGAAAGTGTGCCTTTACTATGGAAGAAAGATTTGACTGCGAACAAACCGTTACTCCTCAACGCCCATCTCCATGAGTCAGTGTTGAAGTATGGCCTGCTTTGCCTGTAGAGTAATTCCAACAACCTTTGAAACTCACCCACCTTCCAATCTTGCATGTTTATCCTAAACGTGAGGTCCCAAAGTACTTCTCCCTCATGCTCCATGTAAAATTGAGAGGACTATCAAATTCTTTTGATTCAGAACTCTGTGCACATTAGGGAATAAAATCCTCAAAGATTTCTCACAACACCACTTGTGATTCCAAAAGCTAATTCTTCTCCTATCGCCAACCCTAAAGCTAATATGACCACTGAAATTTTCCACCCCTTCATTATTCTCCTCCACTGCACCCAAATGGAATTGTGATGGCTTTAGTCCTCCATCCCCCTTCCATTGAATTATACTTCTCTACTACTTCCCTCCATCATGCGTGCTCCTCCAAACATAATCTCCATAGTCACTTCCTCAACAAAGCTCTGTTGATACTCTTAAGATCTTTCACCCCAATCCACCCTTTTTTTTGGCATTGTAACAACTTCCCAATTCACCGAGTGGATCTTTTTGGTGTCATCCGCCGTATCTCGTAAGAATTTCCCTGAAGCCTTTCCAATTTTTCCATGACTCTTACTAGTGCTTGCATCAACGGTAAATAGTAAGAAGAGGGATAAAGTGCTCTTAATGAGTACTTCTTTTTCACCCTACTTTTGCCATGCTAGCCTTCTTTTAACCCTACTTATAACATGATTCCATATTACAATATCCTTGTGCGAAGCACCCACATGCAAACCTAAGTAGGTGGTAGGTAAAGACCCTACCTTATAATTGAACACTTGTGCTTACTCATTGATGTTAGCTACCTAGCCCGCTGGTAAAATCTAACACTTACTGTGGATGATTTTGGACCCTGACACAATTTGGAACCACACCAACACCTGCTTCAAGAAAGACAGCTCATGCATATATGAATCAGAAAAAACTAATGTGTCATTGGCAAAGACCAAGTGTGTAACTCTTACACTACATTTCTCCCCGATCAATGCCGTGaagcctctcaaaatcctccacCTACCGCCCTATCCATCATCTTACTCAGAGCTTCCATCACAAGAATCTAAAACATGGCGGATAATAGGTCCTCTTGATTGAGACTTCTCGAACTACAAAAAGCCAAAGGGGCTACCATTAAGAAGAACATAGAATCTAATAGTGGAAATACAACTCTAATCCATCTCCTCCATCTTTCCCCAAAT belongs to Nicotiana tabacum cultivar K326 chromosome 6, ASM71507v2, whole genome shotgun sequence and includes:
- the LOC107800638 gene encoding pre-mRNA-processing protein 40A isoform X2 — protein: MANNSHFTAMQPPIPPLAGPQGPHQGAIPSMSLQFQPMLPPQQAQPYVSGPSQQFQPLGHTNVAMPPQPSQIQFPQSMQQVAGRPVVGGHSMPQGPPTPHDFQRNRPVTPVQAPFQPNLPMSNNHMPGAGGPTLPLSSSYNQVNADSSSSHYQMQIHDHSFPSGGQPWMSTSNHNVNSVTNMQKTGELAAHLAVPEAVYGVDSVETALSDWIEHTSRNGKKYYYNRRTRISSWEKPLELMTEMERADASTDWREFTSPQGKKYYYNKVTRKSKWKMPDEVKLARQSMKVDLVKGLGKERDSISHASDFGSISGVKTSPLSANGSPVSAQGAMSSPIAVAPVSNLPTIVASESSSLSGNISSLTIGAVEMQNSLEPASPAVATSEKNGTAVTLENSVATPVTSSEFPSAQDSVVYEDGVSLENTEEVKKDATVSETGSATPSEEKTVEPGPLVYESKAEAKSAFKILLESANIGSDWTWDQAMRAIINDRRYGALKSLGERKQAFNEYLSHKKKLEAEERRIKQKKAREDFRIMLEECKELAPSTRWSKAISIFEHDERFKAVERAKDREDLFEDYMEELEKKERARALEEQKRNRVEYLEFLKSCDFIKASSQWRKVQDRLEDDERCSCLEKIDRLEIFQEYIRDLEREEEEHRKLRMDEMRKAERKNRDEFRKLMEEHVAAGILNAKTNWRDYCIKVKDLPAYLAVSSNTSGPKAKDLFQDVFDELEKQYLDDKSRIRDAIRMAEIGLTSTWTLEDFKVAISKDISSPPISDTNLKFVFEELLERAREREEKEAKRRKRLADEFYELLHTSKEITASSKWEDCKSIFGDRIMGEESFLLEIFDKFISELKEKAKEKERKRQEDKARKEKERKDREKKKEKHRRDKDRGDKSRKERERTKKDGTDSEKADTYSFEEIKRLGSDRDKKHRKRHMSSFDDNENEKDHSRNSYRHDNDHKKSKQVDQHVWSSEVNSEGQHKKQKRDHRSGSLRDGDNEDHKDGEFGEDGEVR
- the LOC107800638 gene encoding pre-mRNA-processing protein 40A isoform X4; this encodes MANNSHFTAMQPPIPPLAGPQGPHQGAIPSMSLQFQPMLPPQQAQPYVSGPSQQFQPLGHTNVAMPPQPSQIQFPQSMQQVAGRPVVGGHSMPQGPPTPHDFQRNRPVTPVQAPFQPNLPMSNNHMPGAGGPTLPLSSSYNVNADSSSSHYQMQIHDHSFPSGGQPWMSTSNHNVNSVTNMQKTGELAAHLAVPEAVYGVDSVETALSDWIEHTSRNGKKYYYNRRTRISSWEKPLELMTEMERADASTDWREFTSPQGKKYYYNKVTRKSKWKMPDEVKLARQSMKVDLVKGLGKERDSISHASDFGSISGVKTSPLSANGSPVSAQGAMSSPIAVAPVSNLPTIVASESSSLSGNISSLTIGAVEMQNSLEPASPAVATSEKNGTAVTLENSVATPVTSSEFPSAQDSVVYEDGVSLENTEEVKKDATVSETGSATPSEEKTVEPGPLVYESKAEAKSAFKILLESANIGSDWTWDQAMRAIINDRRYGALKSLGERKQAFNEYLSHKKKLEAEERRIKQKKAREDFRIMLEECKELAPSTRWSKAISIFEHDERFKAVERAKDREDLFEDYMEELEKKERARALEEQKRNRVEYLEFLKSCDFIKASSQWRKVQDRLEDDERCSCLEKIDRLEIFQEYIRDLEREEEEHRKLRMDEMRKAERKNRDEFRKLMEEHVAAGILNAKTNWRDYCIKVKDLPAYLAVSSNTSGPKAKDLFQDVFDELEKQYLDDKSRIRDAIRMAEIGLTSTWTLEDFKVAISKDISSPPISDTNLKFVFEELLERAREREEKEAKRRKRLADEFYELLHTSKEITASSKWEDCKSIFGDRIMGEESFLLEIFDKFISELKEKAKEKERKRQEDKARKEKERKDREKKKEKHRRDKDRGDKSRKERERTKKDGTDSEKADTYSFEEIKRLGSDRDKKHRKRHMSSFDDNENEKDHSRNSYRHDNDHKKSKQVDQHVWSSEVNSEGQHKKQKRDHRSGSLRDGDNEDHKDGEFGEDGEVR
- the LOC107800638 gene encoding pre-mRNA-processing protein 40A isoform X8, whose protein sequence is MQILPAPIIRCRYMIIVFRQGDNPGCQQEAVYGVDSVETALSDWIEHTSRNGKKYYYNRRTRISSWEKPLELMTEMERADASTDWREFTSPQGKKYYYNKVTRKSKWKMPDEVKLARQSMKVDLVKGLGKERDSISHASDFGSISGVKTSPLSANGSPVSAQGAMSSPIAVAPVSNLPTIVASESSSLSGNISSLTIGAVEMQNSLEPASPAVATSEKNGTAVTLENSVATPVTSSEFPSAQDSVVYEDGVSLENTEEVKKDATVSETGSATPSEEKTVEPGPLVYESKAEAKSAFKILLESANIGSDWTWDQAMRAIINDRRYGALKSLGERKQAFNEYLSHKKKLEAEERRIKQKKAREDFRIMLEECKELAPSTRWSKAISIFEHDERFKAVERAKDREDLFEDYMEELEKKERARALEEQKRNRVEYLEFLKSCDFIKASSQWRKVQDRLEDDERCSCLEKIDRLEIFQEYIRDLEREEEEHRKLRMDEMRKAERKNRDEFRKLMEEHVAAGILNAKTNWRDYCIKVKDLPAYLAVSSNTSGPKAKDLFQDVFDELEKQYLDDKSRIRDAIRMAEIGLTSTWTLEDFKVAISKDISSPPISDTNLKFVFEELLERAREREEKEAKRRKRLADEFYELLHTSKEITASSKWEDCKSIFGDRIMGEESFLLEIFDKFISELKEKAKEKERKRQEDKARKEKERKDREKKKEKHRRDKDRGDKSRKERERTKKDGTDSEKADTYSFEEIKRLGSDRDKKHRKRHMSSFDDNENEKDHSRNSYRHDNDHKKSKQVDQHVWSSEVNSEGQHKKQKRDHRSGSLRDGDNEDHKDGEFGEDGEVR